In the Hyphomonadaceae bacterium BL14 genome, one interval contains:
- the msrA gene encoding peptide-methionine (S)-S-oxide reductase MsrA → MIARFALALLAALTLSAASFANDYLSPAQADGADLPDGLSHAIFASGCFWCTEADFEGLDGVIEVVSGFAGGSEANPGYYDVVRGRTGHVESARIIYDPAVVSYEALLEHYWLNVDPFDGDGQFCDRGAAYAPAIFPVDDAQRAAAEASRDAIADRFGRDIAVRIRDFDTFWPAGAEHQDYAVNNPIRYQRYRFGCRRDQRLRQIWGG, encoded by the coding sequence ATGATCGCCCGCTTCGCCCTTGCCCTGCTCGCCGCCCTCACGCTCAGCGCCGCGAGCTTCGCTAATGATTACCTGAGCCCGGCCCAGGCCGATGGTGCGGACCTGCCCGATGGCCTGTCTCACGCCATTTTCGCCTCGGGCTGTTTCTGGTGCACCGAGGCCGATTTCGAAGGGCTCGACGGCGTTATCGAGGTCGTCTCCGGCTTTGCCGGCGGATCGGAAGCCAATCCGGGCTATTACGATGTGGTGCGCGGGCGCACCGGTCATGTGGAGAGCGCGCGCATCATCTATGACCCGGCTGTGGTGAGCTATGAGGCGCTGCTCGAGCATTACTGGCTCAATGTCGATCCGTTCGACGGCGACGGCCAGTTCTGTGATCGTGGCGCGGCCTACGCCCCGGCCATTTTCCCGGTCGATGACGCACAGCGCGCCGCCGCCGAAGCGTCCAGAGACGCCATCGCCGACCGGTTCGGGCGCGACATCGCCGTGCGCATCCGCGATTTCGACACGTTCTGGCCGGCCGGCGCCGAGCATCAGGACTATGCGGTGAACAACCCGATCCGCTACCAGCGCTACCGTTTCGGCTGCCGGCGCGACCAGCGCCTGCGCCAGATCTGGGGCGGGTAG
- a CDS encoding NAD(P)-dependent oxidoreductase, producing MLKFTTTDQRYPDKRPADARKQDFDEIYAPFSPVRGAEQAERCSQCGVPFCQTGCPLHNDIPDWLMLAAEGRMEEAYERSSATSTMPEVCGRICPQDRLCEGACVIEQSGHGAVTIGSVETHITETAWENGWVKPLCPAAGSGFSVGIIGAGPAGLSAAERLREQGHAVTIYDRQDRAGGLLVYGIPNFKLDKSVVARRVARLEQGGIVFQLNFEVGRDASLDDLRARHDALYIAAGAYAARALTCPGGGGRGLVPALDYLTASNRRGFGETIADNGRLDAQGKRVIVIGGGDTAMDCVRTAVRQGAASVACHYRRDRVNMPGSAREVAHAEEEGVKFDWLCAPAAILGDADTATGVRIQRMVLGAPDATGRRRPMPAVGQEHDAQADMVIAALGFEPEDFPALYGAPELEMSPRGTLRVTHRCRTSIPGVYAGGDAVRGASLVVWAVRDGMDAATEIHADLMARARADASVRQAEMAE from the coding sequence GTGCTGAAATTCACGACCACTGACCAGCGCTATCCCGACAAGCGCCCCGCGGACGCGCGCAAGCAAGATTTCGATGAAATCTACGCGCCCTTTTCGCCTGTGCGCGGGGCCGAGCAGGCCGAGCGCTGCTCCCAGTGCGGCGTGCCGTTCTGCCAGACCGGCTGTCCGCTGCACAATGATATTCCAGACTGGCTGATGCTGGCGGCGGAAGGCCGAATGGAGGAGGCCTATGAGCGCTCCTCGGCCACCTCCACCATGCCCGAAGTGTGCGGCCGCATCTGCCCCCAGGACCGCTTGTGCGAGGGCGCCTGTGTCATCGAGCAGTCAGGCCATGGCGCCGTCACGATCGGCTCGGTGGAAACGCACATCACCGAAACCGCCTGGGAAAACGGCTGGGTCAAGCCGCTGTGCCCGGCGGCCGGAAGCGGGTTTTCTGTCGGTATTATCGGTGCAGGACCGGCAGGCCTGTCGGCGGCGGAGCGCCTGCGTGAGCAGGGCCATGCGGTCACCATCTATGACCGGCAGGACCGGGCGGGCGGGCTTCTGGTCTATGGCATCCCCAATTTCAAGCTCGACAAGTCGGTCGTGGCGCGCCGGGTCGCGCGCCTGGAGCAGGGCGGGATCGTCTTCCAGCTCAATTTCGAGGTCGGGCGGGACGCCAGCCTGGATGATCTGCGTGCGCGCCATGACGCCCTCTATATCGCGGCGGGTGCCTATGCGGCGCGCGCACTGACCTGCCCCGGCGGCGGCGGGCGTGGGCTGGTGCCGGCGCTGGACTATCTTACGGCGTCGAACCGGCGCGGCTTTGGCGAGACGATCGCCGACAATGGCCGCCTCGATGCACAGGGCAAGCGCGTGATTGTGATCGGCGGCGGCGATACGGCGATGGACTGTGTGCGCACGGCGGTGCGCCAGGGCGCAGCGAGCGTCGCCTGCCACTACCGTCGCGACCGGGTGAACATGCCCGGATCGGCCCGCGAGGTCGCCCATGCCGAGGAAGAGGGCGTAAAATTCGACTGGCTGTGTGCGCCTGCCGCCATTCTGGGCGATGCTGACACCGCCACCGGCGTGCGCATCCAGCGCATGGTGCTGGGTGCCCCGGACGCCACCGGGCGCCGCCGTCCCATGCCCGCTGTCGGCCAGGAGCACGACGCCCAAGCCGACATGGTGATCGCGGCGCTGGGTTTCGAACCGGAAGACTTCCCCGCGCTTTACGGGGCCCCGGAGCTTGAGATGTCACCGCGCGGTACGCTGCGTGTCACCCATCGCTGCCGCACCTCCATCCCCGGCGTCTATGCCGGTGGCGACGCCGTGCGCGGCGCGTCTCTGGTGGTCTGGGCGGTGCGCGACGGGATGGATGCAGCCACTGAAATTCACGCCGATCTGATGGCCCGCGCCCGCGCGGACGCGTCAGTCCGGCAGGCGGAGATGGCCGAATGA
- a CDS encoding 50S ribosomal protein L11 methyltransferase, with the protein MTLTPDTADAFITRHTRITSAPLTPELRFHLADETIEIWTRTEEALGEIGLPPPFWAFAWAGGQALARYVMDNRDLVDGAHVLDFACGCGVAGIGAAKAGAARVDASEIDPFAVAAARLNARLNGVALDAQLADITGTDAGWDVVLAGDVFYEAPGAARIAAWLASLHARGAQVLIGDPGRTFLPKTQLAALARYDTPVSRDLEDREVRQARVWRFAG; encoded by the coding sequence ATGACACTGACCCCCGACACCGCAGACGCCTTCATCACCCGGCACACGCGCATCACCAGCGCGCCGCTGACGCCTGAGCTGCGCTTTCATCTGGCTGACGAAACCATTGAAATCTGGACCCGCACCGAAGAGGCGCTGGGCGAGATCGGCTTGCCGCCGCCTTTCTGGGCTTTTGCCTGGGCCGGGGGGCAGGCGCTGGCGCGCTATGTCATGGACAACCGCGATCTGGTCGATGGTGCCCACGTTCTCGACTTCGCCTGCGGGTGCGGCGTGGCGGGCATCGGCGCTGCGAAGGCCGGCGCGGCCCGAGTGGACGCCAGCGAGATTGACCCGTTCGCCGTAGCGGCCGCGCGTCTGAACGCCCGGCTCAATGGCGTGGCGCTGGATGCGCAACTGGCCGATATCACCGGCACGGACGCGGGCTGGGATGTGGTGCTGGCCGGAGATGTTTTTTACGAAGCGCCCGGTGCCGCACGCATTGCAGCCTGGCTTGCCAGCCTGCATGCGCGCGGTGCCCAGGTGCTGATCGGCGATCCTGGCCGGACATTCCTGCCCAAGACACAGCTCGCAGCGCTGGCACGCTACGACACACCCGTCTCACGCGATCTTGAGGATCGCGAGGTCCGTCAGGCGCGGGTGTGGCGATTCGCCGGTTGA
- a CDS encoding pentapeptide repeat-containing protein, with protein MTDEAAAPKTRPDFSWDALKDHTIDGHPSGAKTLQDYWHLDPKTGQSLDDATLKNRGLIASIGGVLWHIVHQPLAASWKSKPDSSKWGALAGEITLRLAAADSAMIAGCVLLDGAVLQSGSLRPGDTGADAVRCVSLKDALFLGKADFTGWHFGDGTHFARAEFPGDVSFAGAQFHGKVDFSDVRFAGRANFGRARFHRGASFDRAQFHAWNFFEDAHFLQDVSFEDALFHEYALFKTATFKKQARFRYATFNKKADFHRARFLGPASFERAEFFGVAAFLEARFAKQFSFKRAMFKHLCEFYALEVTGRHERHWRSAFDGAEISGLFNLAKGPFRIISAFSGAIVSGWMCYPIADEGTDVKAFRSEALNLAKAAGMDSQEALSALEGGARVLKRAMAQQADSLREHQFYRFEIEARRHIAATPVTEKLVSWVYSHVAEYGRRVGKPLVCLVIWFGVFAALYWLAACWMVPTPGLQARTSMALEASALGIVRPFFVWDPRWLEASAWRSGFEWPWALLLLQIVSTVQSLTSIGLIFLSALAVRRRFQIS; from the coding sequence ATGACAGACGAGGCCGCTGCACCGAAGACGCGTCCGGACTTCAGCTGGGACGCGCTGAAGGATCACACCATTGACGGACATCCCAGCGGCGCGAAGACACTTCAGGATTACTGGCACCTGGATCCGAAGACCGGACAATCCCTTGATGACGCAACCCTGAAGAATCGCGGCCTGATCGCCTCCATTGGCGGGGTGCTATGGCACATTGTGCACCAGCCGCTGGCGGCTTCCTGGAAGTCGAAGCCGGACAGTTCGAAATGGGGCGCGCTCGCCGGGGAGATCACGTTGCGGCTGGCCGCTGCAGACAGCGCCATGATAGCGGGATGTGTTCTGCTTGATGGAGCGGTGCTACAGTCAGGATCTTTGCGGCCCGGCGACACCGGAGCTGATGCCGTTCGCTGCGTCTCATTGAAGGACGCCTTGTTTCTTGGCAAGGCAGACTTCACCGGTTGGCATTTTGGTGACGGCACACATTTCGCTCGCGCCGAGTTTCCAGGTGACGTTTCGTTCGCCGGCGCGCAATTCCATGGCAAAGTGGATTTCTCGGACGTGCGGTTTGCCGGTCGGGCGAATTTCGGGAGGGCCCGGTTTCACCGAGGCGCAAGCTTTGACCGCGCGCAATTTCATGCCTGGAATTTTTTCGAAGACGCCCATTTTTTACAAGATGTCAGCTTCGAAGATGCGCTGTTTCACGAATACGCACTGTTCAAGACAGCAACCTTCAAAAAGCAAGCCCGGTTCAGATACGCCACTTTCAACAAGAAAGCGGACTTCCATCGGGCCAGATTTCTGGGCCCGGCCTCGTTTGAACGCGCCGAGTTTTTTGGTGTCGCGGCGTTTCTTGAAGCGAGGTTTGCAAAGCAGTTTTCCTTCAAGCGGGCGATGTTCAAACACCTGTGCGAGTTTTACGCCCTGGAGGTCACAGGCCGCCACGAGAGGCACTGGCGTTCGGCTTTTGACGGTGCCGAGATTTCCGGCCTGTTCAATCTGGCAAAGGGTCCGTTTCGCATCATCAGCGCCTTCAGCGGTGCGATTGTCTCAGGCTGGATGTGCTATCCGATCGCAGACGAGGGCACGGACGTGAAGGCCTTCAGGTCGGAGGCTCTCAACCTTGCCAAGGCTGCCGGGATGGATTCCCAAGAGGCTCTGAGCGCACTCGAAGGAGGCGCGCGTGTCCTGAAGCGCGCCATGGCGCAACAGGCGGACAGTCTGCGCGAACACCAGTTCTACAGATTTGAAATCGAGGCGCGCCGGCACATCGCAGCCACGCCGGTTACTGAGAAACTGGTGTCGTGGGTCTACAGCCATGTCGCTGAATATGGCCGGCGCGTTGGCAAGCCGCTGGTTTGCCTGGTTATCTGGTTTGGGGTTTTTGCGGCGCTTTACTGGCTTGCCGCTTGCTGGATGGTGCCGACGCCCGGACTGCAAGCGCGCACCAGCATGGCGTTGGAAGCGTCCGCTTTGGGTATTGTGCGGCCCTTCTTCGTATGGGATCCGCGATGGTTGGAGGCTTCGGCCTGGCGATCCGGGTTCGAGTGGCCTTGGGCGCTGTTGCTGTTGCAGATCGTATCGACCGTCCAGTCTCTCACATCCATCGGGCTGATTTTCCTGTCTGCGCTGGCCGTTCGCAGGCGGTTCCAGATCAGCTAG
- a CDS encoding MarR family transcriptional regulator, which translates to MARVRAVDRRLFLLIEIAARRLSRDADQRLRAEAGVSASQAAVLFLLLRRGERRMGAIGYVLALGAPAVTGLVTRMEQAGLVTRRRDAKDRRGALVALSEAGRRAAERADTVLRAFNTELDERLGDEAADTLYDALTRLASDAGDPAG; encoded by the coding sequence ATGGCACGCGTTCGCGCCGTGGACCGGCGGCTGTTTTTACTGATCGAAATTGCGGCCCGGCGCCTCAGCCGGGACGCGGACCAGCGTCTGCGTGCCGAAGCCGGCGTCAGCGCCAGCCAGGCGGCGGTTCTGTTTCTGCTCCTGCGCCGGGGCGAACGGCGCATGGGCGCCATTGGCTATGTGCTGGCGCTGGGCGCACCGGCCGTGACCGGGCTGGTCACGCGCATGGAGCAGGCGGGCCTGGTGACGCGGCGGCGGGACGCAAAGGACCGGCGCGGCGCTCTGGTTGCGCTCAGCGAGGCCGGCCGGCGCGCGGCCGAGCGTGCCGACACCGTGCTGCGTGCCTTCAACACAGAGCTGGATGAGAGGCTGGGCGACGAAGCGGCCGATACGCTTTATGATGCCCTGACCCGGCTGGCGTCCGACGCGGGCGACCCGGCCGGCTGA
- the gltB gene encoding glutamate synthase large subunit — protein sequence MNDAQRYLDNRDRLIAAGAYEADSERDACGVGLIADINATPRREVVELAIKALKAVWHRGAVDADGKTGDGAGLRVGIPQDFFKAQVARTGHAPGTGVIGVGMIFLPRTDFAAQERSRTIVETEVLRAGLRLYGWRQAPIDPSCLGDKAASTRPAIEQILFEDPKKRAASVLERALYLVRRRIEARAREDALPGFYVASLSARDVVYKGMFLAEAIDTFYPDLRDERFVSSFAIFHQRYSTNTFPEWRLAQPFRMLAHNGEINTLKGNRNWMKSHEILMAAKAFKDAEDVVKPVISAGASDSAALDEVFEVLVRAGRSAPMAKTLLIPEAWSKRGELMPGAWRGLYEYCNSVMEPWDGPAAVVACDGRWAIAGLDRNGLRPLRWSLTADGLLAVGSETGMAPLDPDTVIERGAVTPGRMIGVDLHEGGFKREHDMLDMLASKHPYEDWLKNVKNIEAEIGPGPEDLLFDDAERARRQAAAGLSLEDVEIILSPMAETGKEAIGSMGDDSPLAVLSNRYRPVYHYFRQNFSQVTNPPIDPLREGRVMSLKTRFKNLGNILATDEAQTNVFVLDSPVLTNGMYARLRSVLGERVAEVDATFPADEATGTGGGLMRALDRIRADAEAAVKGGAEHLVLTDEAQGAERCSVPMALAVGAAHTHLTRKGLRTYCSLNVRAADVADAHGLAVLIGLGATTVNPYIAFETVAARSQRGLASLSLGQKALNMKAAFDAGLLKIMSKMGISVVSSYRGGCNFEVLGLSRAVGMEYLGGVTSRISGIGLAGLEHKLAELHAWAWRDDGAVRLPVGGFYRQRASGEVHAVEARSVTALQKAVREEDYAAFREYVGLQTRDADPIQLRDLLEPRAVGPSIDVSRCESVNEIRQRFVTPGMSLGALSPEAHGALNVAMNRIGAKSVSGEGGEDRARYTPMANGDNMNSAVKQVASGRFGVTAEYLNQCREIEIKIAQGAKPGEGGQLPGFKVTQMIARLRHATPGTTLISPPPHHDIYSIEDLAQLIYDLKQINPEARVCVKLVAAAGVGAVAAGVAKAHADVILISGNVGGTGASPQTSIKFAGAPLELGLSEAHQVLSLNGLRERVTLRADGGIRTGRDVVITAMLGAEEFGIGTTSLIALGCLMVRQCHSNTCPVGICTQDDDLRKRFTGMADHVVNLMTFIARDTREILARLGAERLEDVIGRADLLDQVSRGADHLDDLDLNPLLVRVDPQARPPRSTRAQRNAVAPSLDEQILKDAAPVFTRREKMQLVYDVKNTDRAVGARVSSAIVRAFGPDGLEDGQLTLRLAGSAGQSLGAFSAKGLRIELEGDANDYVGKGLSGATIAIRPYGGARRHGAGDVIIGNTVLYGATSGRLFAAGGAGQRFAVRNSGATVVVEGCGANGCEYMTGGVAVILGKVGDNFAAGMTGGEAFVLDEDGRLEPRLNGETVFLAELNGEAEARCRALIEAHYAATGSLHAAAILNDWEARRPEFRHVVPFEPAKIEAGAKRA from the coding sequence ATGAACGATGCGCAGCGCTATCTCGACAATCGCGATCGTCTGATCGCGGCGGGTGCCTATGAAGCCGACTCCGAGCGCGACGCCTGCGGCGTCGGCCTGATCGCCGACATCAACGCCACGCCCCGGCGCGAGGTGGTGGAACTGGCGATCAAGGCGCTCAAGGCCGTCTGGCATCGCGGCGCGGTGGATGCGGACGGCAAGACCGGCGATGGCGCGGGCCTGCGCGTCGGAATTCCGCAGGACTTCTTCAAGGCGCAGGTGGCGCGCACCGGCCACGCGCCGGGCACCGGGGTCATCGGCGTGGGCATGATCTTCCTGCCGCGCACAGATTTCGCGGCGCAGGAGCGCAGCCGCACCATTGTCGAGACCGAAGTGCTGCGCGCCGGGCTCCGGCTTTACGGCTGGCGCCAGGCCCCCATCGACCCCTCATGCCTCGGCGACAAGGCCGCCTCCACCCGCCCGGCCATCGAGCAGATCCTGTTTGAAGACCCCAAGAAGCGCGCCGCCTCCGTGCTGGAGCGCGCGCTCTATCTGGTGCGCCGCCGGATCGAGGCGCGCGCGCGCGAGGACGCCCTGCCGGGCTTCTATGTCGCCTCGCTGTCGGCGCGCGATGTGGTCTACAAGGGCATGTTCCTGGCTGAAGCCATCGACACGTTTTACCCCGATCTGCGCGATGAGCGCTTCGTGTCGTCCTTTGCCATCTTCCACCAGCGCTATTCCACCAACACCTTCCCCGAATGGCGCCTGGCCCAGCCCTTCCGCATGCTCGCCCATAATGGCGAGATCAATACGCTCAAGGGCAATCGCAACTGGATGAAGAGCCATGAAATCCTCATGGCGGCCAAGGCGTTCAAGGACGCCGAGGATGTGGTCAAGCCGGTGATCAGCGCAGGCGCGTCGGACTCGGCGGCGCTGGACGAAGTGTTCGAAGTGCTGGTGCGCGCCGGCCGCTCGGCGCCCATGGCCAAGACGCTGCTCATCCCTGAAGCCTGGTCCAAGCGTGGCGAGCTGATGCCCGGTGCCTGGCGGGGCCTGTACGAATACTGCAACTCGGTGATGGAGCCCTGGGACGGGCCGGCAGCGGTGGTGGCCTGCGATGGCCGCTGGGCGATTGCGGGGCTGGACCGCAACGGCCTGCGCCCCCTGCGCTGGAGCCTGACCGCTGATGGCCTGCTCGCCGTGGGTTCGGAAACCGGCATGGCACCGCTGGATCCTGACACGGTGATCGAGCGCGGCGCGGTGACGCCGGGGCGCATGATCGGCGTCGACCTGCATGAGGGCGGGTTCAAGCGCGAGCATGACATGCTCGACATGCTCGCCTCCAAGCATCCGTACGAAGACTGGCTGAAAAACGTCAAGAATATCGAGGCCGAGATCGGCCCCGGCCCGGAAGATTTGCTGTTCGATGACGCCGAGCGGGCGCGCCGCCAGGCCGCCGCCGGCCTGTCGCTTGAGGATGTGGAGATCATCCTCTCGCCCATGGCCGAGACCGGCAAGGAAGCCATTGGCTCCATGGGCGATGACAGCCCGCTGGCGGTGCTGTCGAACCGCTACCGGCCGGTCTATCATTATTTCCGGCAGAACTTCTCCCAGGTCACCAATCCGCCCATCGATCCCTTGCGTGAAGGCCGGGTGATGAGCCTGAAAACCCGGTTCAAGAACCTGGGCAATATCCTGGCCACCGACGAAGCCCAGACCAATGTGTTTGTGCTGGATTCGCCGGTGCTCACCAATGGCATGTATGCGCGCCTGCGCAGCGTTCTGGGCGAGCGCGTGGCCGAGGTGGACGCCACCTTCCCCGCTGACGAGGCGACCGGCACCGGGGGCGGGCTGATGCGCGCGCTGGACCGCATCCGCGCCGACGCGGAAGCCGCCGTGAAAGGCGGGGCCGAGCATCTGGTGCTCACCGATGAGGCGCAGGGGGCGGAGCGTTGCTCCGTGCCCATGGCGCTGGCGGTCGGTGCCGCGCACACGCACCTGACGCGCAAGGGCCTGCGGACATACTGTTCGCTCAACGTGCGCGCCGCTGATGTGGCCGACGCTCATGGCCTGGCGGTTCTGATCGGGCTCGGCGCGACCACCGTGAACCCGTATATCGCGTTTGAAACCGTGGCCGCGCGCAGCCAGCGCGGCCTGGCCTCGCTGAGCCTGGGTCAGAAAGCGCTGAACATGAAGGCCGCGTTCGATGCGGGGCTGCTCAAGATCATGTCCAAAATGGGCATATCGGTCGTCTCCTCCTATCGCGGCGGCTGCAATTTCGAGGTGCTGGGCCTCTCGCGCGCGGTGGGGATGGAATATCTCGGTGGCGTGACCAGCCGCATCTCCGGCATCGGTTTGGCCGGCCTTGAGCACAAGCTGGCCGAGCTGCACGCCTGGGCCTGGCGTGATGACGGCGCGGTGCGCCTGCCTGTGGGCGGGTTCTACCGCCAGCGCGCTTCGGGCGAGGTGCATGCGGTCGAGGCCCGGTCCGTTACCGCCCTGCAAAAGGCGGTGCGCGAGGAGGACTACGCGGCGTTCCGCGAGTATGTCGGCCTGCAGACGCGCGACGCCGACCCGATCCAGCTGCGCGATCTGCTGGAGCCGCGCGCGGTGGGTCCGTCCATCGATGTGTCGCGCTGTGAGAGTGTCAACGAGATCCGCCAGCGCTTTGTCACGCCGGGCATGAGCCTGGGAGCGCTCTCGCCCGAAGCCCATGGCGCGCTCAACGTGGCCATGAACCGGATCGGCGCCAAGTCGGTGTCGGGTGAGGGCGGCGAGGACCGCGCGCGCTACACGCCCATGGCCAATGGCGACAACATGAACTCGGCGGTCAAGCAGGTGGCCTCCGGCCGGTTCGGTGTCACGGCCGAATATCTCAACCAGTGCCGCGAGATCGAGATCAAGATCGCCCAGGGTGCCAAGCCCGGCGAGGGCGGGCAGCTGCCCGGCTTCAAGGTCACGCAGATGATCGCGCGCCTGCGCCATGCCACACCGGGCACCACCCTGATCAGCCCGCCGCCGCACCACGACATCTATTCCATCGAGGACCTGGCCCAGCTGATTTATGACCTGAAGCAGATCAATCCCGAGGCGCGCGTGTGCGTGAAGCTGGTGGCCGCTGCGGGCGTGGGGGCGGTGGCGGCGGGCGTGGCCAAGGCCCATGCCGACGTGATCCTCATCTCGGGCAATGTGGGCGGCACGGGTGCCAGCCCCCAGACCTCCATCAAATTCGCCGGCGCGCCGCTGGAGCTCGGCCTGTCGGAAGCCCATCAGGTGCTCTCGCTCAACGGACTGCGCGAGCGGGTGACGCTGCGCGCCGATGGCGGCATCCGCACCGGGCGCGACGTGGTGATCACCGCCATGCTGGGCGCCGAAGAGTTCGGCATCGGCACCACCAGCCTGATCGCGCTGGGTTGCCTGATGGTGCGCCAGTGCCATTCCAACACCTGCCCGGTAGGCATCTGCACCCAGGACGATGATCTCAGGAAGCGCTTCACCGGCATGGCCGACCATGTGGTCAACCTGATGACCTTCATCGCCCGCGACACCCGCGAGATCCTTGCGAGGCTGGGCGCCGAGCGCCTCGAAGACGTCATCGGCCGCGCCGACCTGCTCGATCAGGTGAGCCGCGGCGCCGATCATCTCGACGATCTCGATCTCAATCCGCTGCTGGTGCGCGTCGACCCCCAGGCCCGCCCGCCGCGCTCCACCCGCGCCCAGCGCAACGCCGTGGCGCCGAGCCTCGACGAGCAGATCCTGAAAGACGCCGCTCCGGTCTTCACCCGGCGCGAGAAGATGCAGCTGGTCTATGACGTGAAGAACACCGACCGCGCCGTGGGCGCTCGGGTGTCCTCGGCCATTGTGCGCGCTTTCGGCCCGGACGGGCTGGAGGACGGCCAGCTCACCCTGCGCCTGGCCGGATCGGCGGGTCAGTCGCTCGGCGCGTTTTCTGCCAAAGGCCTGCGTATCGAGCTGGAGGGCGACGCCAATGACTATGTCGGCAAGGGCCTGTCGGGCGCGACCATTGCCATCCGCCCCTATGGCGGCGCACGCCGTCATGGCGCGGGCGATGTGATCATCGGCAATACGGTTTTGTACGGTGCCACGTCAGGGCGCCTGTTCGCCGCGGGCGGTGCCGGCCAGCGCTTCGCCGTGCGCAATTCCGGCGCGACCGTGGTGGTCGAGGGCTGCGGCGCCAATGGCTGCGAATACATGACCGGCGGCGTCGCGGTGATCCTGGGCAAGGTGGGCGATAATTTCGCCGCCGGCATGACCGGGGGCGAGGCCTTTGTGCTGGACGAGGACGGACGCCTGGAGCCGCGCCTTAATGGCGAGACCGTGTTCCTGGCTGAACTCAATGGCGAGGCCGAAGCGCGCTGCCGCGCCCTCATCGAAGCCCATTACGCCGCCACCGGCTCCCTCCACGCCGCTGCCATCCTCAATGACTGGGAGGCGCGCAGGCCGGAATTCCGTCATGTGGTCCCGTTCGAGCCGGCGAAGATCGAGGCGGGTGCCAAGCGGGCTTGA
- a CDS encoding adenylosuccinate synthase, which produces MSNVVVVGAQWGDEGKGKIVDWLCHRADLVVRFQGGHNAGHTLVVDGVTYKLSLMPSGVVQKKLSLIGNGVVVDPWAFISEIEKVRAQGVDVTPKLVRLAETAALILPVHRELDALRENRDDGMKIGTTRRGIGPAYEDKVGRRAVRVIDLADEAQLRRRIGELLHHHNALRRGFGVEEYDADVLTAELMAIAPKVLPYADPVWKTLNGAIADGKKVLFEGAQGAFLDVDHGTYPFVTSSNTVAGQAAAGSGVGPGQVGYVLGIVKAYTTRVGEGPFPTELTDATGQRLGERGKEFGTVTSRQRRCGWFDAVLVRQSVKINGITGVALTKLDVLDGFDELKVCVGYKLNGEMYDRLPAGAEAQARVQPVYETLEGWSGSTAGARSWMDLPAQAVKYVRRIEELIEAPVAILSTSPERDDVILMQDPFKG; this is translated from the coding sequence ATGTCGAACGTGGTGGTCGTCGGCGCCCAGTGGGGCGACGAAGGCAAAGGCAAGATCGTGGACTGGCTGTGCCACCGCGCGGATCTGGTGGTGCGCTTCCAGGGCGGCCACAATGCCGGTCATACGCTGGTGGTGGACGGGGTGACCTACAAGCTCTCGCTCATGCCGTCGGGCGTGGTTCAGAAGAAGCTGTCGCTGATCGGCAATGGCGTGGTGGTCGATCCCTGGGCCTTCATCTCCGAGATCGAGAAAGTGCGCGCCCAGGGCGTCGACGTGACCCCCAAGCTGGTGCGCCTGGCCGAAACCGCCGCGCTGATCCTGCCGGTTCACCGCGAGCTTGATGCGCTGCGCGAAAACCGCGATGACGGGATGAAGATCGGCACCACACGCCGGGGCATCGGCCCGGCCTATGAGGACAAGGTGGGCCGGCGGGCGGTCCGGGTCATTGATCTGGCCGACGAAGCCCAGCTTCGCCGCCGCATCGGTGAGCTTCTGCATCACCACAACGCCCTGCGCCGGGGCTTTGGCGTGGAAGAGTATGACGCCGACGTGCTGACCGCCGAGCTGATGGCCATCGCGCCGAAAGTTCTGCCCTATGCCGACCCGGTCTGGAAAACCCTCAACGGTGCCATCGCGGACGGCAAGAAAGTCCTGTTCGAGGGTGCCCAGGGTGCCTTCCTGGATGTGGACCACGGCACCTATCCGTTTGTGACCAGCTCCAACACCGTGGCCGGCCAGGCCGCCGCCGGGTCCGGCGTGGGCCCCGGCCAGGTGGGCTATGTGCTGGGCATTGTGAAGGCCTACACCACGCGGGTGGGCGAGGGGCCGTTCCCCACCGAGCTGACCGACGCCACCGGCCAGCGCCTGGGCGAACGCGGCAAGGAGTTCGGCACGGTGACCAGCCGCCAGCGGCGCTGCGGCTGGTTTGACGCCGTGCTGGTGCGCCAGAGCGTGAAGATCAACGGCATTACCGGCGTGGCGCTGACCAAGCTCGACGTGCTCGACGGCTTTGACGAGCTCAAAGTCTGCGTCGGCTACAAGCTCAATGGCGAGATGTATGACCGCCTGCCCGCCGGTGCCGAAGCCCAGGCCCGGGTGCAGCCGGTCTACGAAACTCTGGAAGGCTGGTCCGGCTCCACCGCCGGCGCGCGCAGCTGGATGGATTTGCCCGCCCAGGCCGTGAAATACGTGCGCCGCATCGAGGAGCTGATCGAAGCCCCGGTCGCCATCCTGTCCACCAGCCCGGAGCGCGACGACGTCATCCTGATGCAGGACCCGTTCAAGGGGTAG